The following proteins are encoded in a genomic region of Triticum dicoccoides isolate Atlit2015 ecotype Zavitan chromosome 1B, WEW_v2.0, whole genome shotgun sequence:
- the LOC119319170 gene encoding pentatricopeptide repeat-containing protein At4g38150-like — protein sequence MATAAVRCLLRPTSSTALSRARRLLSSTASSPPNRSPNTNSPVSFDWSDDDESPPAPPPASPAKNPTLPPPYDPFSKKPAVADPPDSTNLQEVFHRMRTGGLTDYAIKMFDGLSKDGLTHEALALFSIIKDKGAMPDVVAHTAVLEAYANAGPGHWGDAVRTYKRMLSSGVAPNAYTMAVLVKGLAASDRCAEAGKYLLEMLDRGMRPNVETCLATFEAHVRMNKVEEGKALLEMMKKKGFVLDEEGVRSGTVKRGHVFRAVMNMLFGK from the coding sequence ATGGCCACCGCCGCAGTCCGCTGCCTACTCCGtcccacctcctccaccgccttgTCCCGTgcccgccgcctcctctcctccaccgCTTCTTCACCGCCGAACCGCAGCCCCAACACGAACAGCCCCGTCTCCTTCGACTGGTCCGACGACGACGAGAGTCCCCCCGCACCTCCACCCGCATCCCCGGCAAAGAACCCCACTCTGCCGCCGCCCTACGACCCCTTCAGCAAGAAGCCCGCCGTGGCAGACCCACCCGACTCCACCAACCTTCAGGAAGTCTTCCACCGGATGCGCACCGGAGGGCTTACTGACTATGCCATCAAGATGTTCGACGGATTGTCCAAGGACGGGCTCACGCACGAAGCGTTGGCTCTCTTCTCGATCATCAAGGATAAGGGCGCCATGCCCGATGTCGTTGCCCACACAGCCGTCCTGGAGGCCTACGCGAATGCTGGCCCCGGCCACTGGGGTGACGCCGTGCGGACctacaagcgcatgctctccagcgGGGTCGCGCCGAATGCGTACACCATGGCCGTGCTCGTCAAGGGGCTTGCGGCGAGCGACCGGTGCGCGGAGGCCGGCAAGTACCTGCTGGAGATGCTCGACCGTGGGATGCGGCCCAATGTTGAGACGTGCCTGGCTACCTTTGAGGCGCACGTCAGGATGAACAAGGTGGAAGAGGGGAAGGCTCTGctggagatgatgaagaagaaggggttCGTGTTGGACGAGGAGGGGGTGCGCAGCGGCACCGTCAAGCGGGGGCATGTCTTCAGGGCTGTCATGAACATGCTCTTTGGAAAGTGA